The following proteins are co-located in the Desulfobacterales bacterium genome:
- a CDS encoding VOC family protein, which yields MIYLDDLLKATDFRQAVEELAADFRKTHGLPQIHQLGLLVEDVEAAAKELEAQGIGPFFIAAGSPVFWMERGDKKAIQGRLGLAYYQGIELELLEPLDGSEFYTRSLDPDGRIVVQQLGFLVDDVETWADQLTMAGTSLWLLGRLKIGPAKYDFAYMKPMEEKRNMIIELITWRLMGKPIGPPKRLLKTLGKLQKLTGKRTIRV from the coding sequence ATGATTTATCTTGATGATCTGCTGAAGGCAACGGATTTCCGCCAGGCGGTAGAAGAACTGGCGGCGGACTTCAGAAAAACGCACGGGCTGCCCCAGATCCATCAGCTGGGGCTCTTGGTGGAAGATGTGGAAGCCGCCGCCAAAGAGCTGGAAGCCCAAGGCATCGGGCCGTTTTTTATTGCCGCCGGCTCACCGGTATTCTGGATGGAACGGGGGGATAAAAAAGCCATCCAGGGCAGACTCGGGCTTGCCTATTATCAGGGCATTGAGCTTGAACTCCTGGAACCGCTGGATGGATCGGAATTTTATACCCGGAGCCTGGATCCGGACGGCCGCATTGTGGTGCAGCAGCTGGGATTTTTAGTGGATGACGTGGAAACCTGGGCGGATCAGCTCACCATGGCCGGCACCTCTTTATGGCTGCTGGGCCGGCTCAAGATAGGGCCGGCAAAGTACGACTTCGCCTATATGAAGCCCATGGAAGAGAAGCGCAACATGATCATTGAGTTGATCACCTGGCGCCTGATGGGAAAACCCATCGGCCCGCCAAAGAGGCTTTTAAAGACTTTGGGGAAACTTCAAAAACTGACCGGCAAGCGCACGATCCGTGTATAA
- a CDS encoding DEAD/DEAH box helicase — translation MPTSSQRIEYYRHAVALIPEPGNQDPGAAIWVSREKGAAGSMNCNCRAYKENRTCAHIQELSQMIPEIGSAPDFDTPFRQSTWCELAAALHAAFRVEPRNLSVLNQNGSDEERELLCLAPPAGGWQIVYFPGHRVSDGSITERDLLLQRCDLHPEEADALHRGRILGTLARMTLTESEEDMAYAGFQTRRQAFESGFWYRFAYHCYRLSGDAGVMLKAESNEKDGSIVIRCLYDSQPMFDLTLPRDRAHRVISKLGWHLENRDDFQLYPEALASIAWVTADAEHNLIITLYFRLTLPDGGTELIERRKLSKFWYKDAVYFPEKGFFATVKKPDPLWEKFGGKYRKKIKKHRVPEVLDRIGTDLFRPPHIVDDSVKQMQVHTVCHSIDLSPEALDRDWCWLSIDYGFGGDAKVSLAELYQAKKSGKRFLPVSNGWVDARAFNLDNLTGQPANPILDQLENPADALKLSRLDLFRLKASADAELTVSGGDSAESRELADILELKPPAAYSKPDGMASDLRNYQKVGTEWLLFLYENRFGGLLCDDMGLGKTHQVMALMAWLVENRGESAPFLVVCPTSVISHWERKISEHAPGLTPMVYHGAARELDGVDLPGRVLITSYGILFRDIAELSGYRFAMAAFDEAQAIKNPATKSYAAAQAINARIKLGVTGTPIENRLSELKALMDLCLPGYLGADEAFDSRYGNLDGRGHAKRRKIELNRMIAPFTLRRLKSSVLTELPEKIEDIRYCRLTGTQVRLYREAVNDRGGGVLSSLEKADADIPYIHIFALLTLLKQICDHPAIIDSDRFQTGKLPLDSGKWELFTELLSNCLETGQKVVVYSQFVAMIRMIESYLKDSGIDGVSLTGATRNRKQVIDRFNEDPACRVFVGSLKAGGTGIDLTAGSVVIHYDRWWNAAKEDQATDRVHRIGQKRGVQVFKLVTEGTLEEKISAIIARKKHLMADIVKEDDPGVLKTFSRNELMDLLTVPDSNF, via the coding sequence ATGCCAACGAGTAGCCAGCGTATCGAATATTACCGTCATGCCGTCGCCCTAATTCCCGAGCCCGGTAATCAGGATCCGGGCGCGGCCATCTGGGTGAGCAGAGAAAAGGGCGCGGCCGGTTCCATGAACTGCAACTGCCGGGCGTATAAAGAAAACCGCACCTGCGCCCATATCCAAGAACTGTCTCAAATGATTCCGGAAATCGGCAGCGCGCCGGATTTTGACACCCCGTTTCGACAGAGTACCTGGTGTGAACTGGCGGCTGCGCTGCATGCGGCATTCCGGGTGGAGCCCCGAAATCTGAGTGTTTTGAATCAGAATGGGTCAGATGAGGAGCGGGAATTGCTTTGTCTGGCCCCGCCAGCCGGCGGCTGGCAGATCGTTTATTTTCCGGGCCATCGGGTTTCCGACGGCAGTATCACCGAGCGGGATCTTCTGCTCCAGCGCTGCGACCTGCATCCGGAAGAGGCCGATGCGCTGCACCGGGGCCGGATTCTTGGCACGCTGGCGCGCATGACGCTCACCGAATCTGAGGAGGATATGGCATATGCAGGATTTCAGACCCGTCGGCAGGCCTTTGAGTCCGGTTTTTGGTATCGGTTCGCGTATCATTGCTACCGGCTCAGCGGGGATGCCGGGGTTATGCTCAAGGCGGAAAGCAATGAAAAAGACGGTTCAATAGTCATTCGCTGCCTGTATGACAGCCAGCCGATGTTCGATTTGACCCTGCCCCGGGACCGGGCCCATCGGGTTATTTCCAAACTCGGCTGGCATCTGGAAAACCGCGATGATTTTCAGTTGTATCCCGAAGCCCTGGCATCCATTGCCTGGGTAACCGCAGACGCCGAACACAACCTCATCATCACCCTCTACTTTCGGCTAACCCTGCCGGACGGCGGCACTGAACTGATTGAACGCAGGAAACTGAGCAAATTCTGGTATAAGGATGCTGTTTACTTTCCGGAAAAAGGTTTTTTCGCCACCGTCAAAAAGCCTGATCCGCTTTGGGAGAAATTTGGCGGCAAATACCGTAAAAAGATCAAGAAGCACCGGGTGCCGGAAGTGCTGGATCGAATCGGCACCGACCTGTTTCGCCCGCCGCATATTGTGGATGACAGCGTCAAACAGATGCAGGTGCACACGGTCTGTCACTCCATTGACCTCTCCCCTGAGGCGCTTGATCGGGATTGGTGCTGGCTCTCCATTGATTACGGGTTTGGCGGGGATGCAAAAGTAAGTCTGGCCGAGCTTTATCAGGCCAAAAAATCCGGCAAGCGGTTTCTTCCCGTATCCAATGGCTGGGTGGATGCCCGGGCATTTAATCTGGATAACTTGACCGGTCAGCCGGCCAATCCAATTCTCGATCAGCTGGAAAATCCGGCCGATGCCTTGAAGCTTAGCCGACTGGATCTGTTCCGGCTCAAGGCGTCCGCGGATGCGGAACTCACGGTTTCAGGGGGTGATTCAGCGGAAAGCCGGGAACTCGCCGACATATTGGAACTAAAGCCTCCGGCCGCTTATTCCAAACCGGACGGCATGGCATCGGATTTGCGCAATTACCAGAAGGTGGGGACGGAATGGCTCCTGTTTCTTTATGAGAACCGATTCGGGGGGCTGCTCTGCGATGATATGGGCTTGGGCAAGACCCATCAGGTGATGGCCCTGATGGCCTGGCTTGTGGAAAATCGCGGGGAATCCGCTCCTTTTCTGGTGGTTTGCCCGACCAGCGTGATCTCGCACTGGGAACGGAAGATAAGCGAGCATGCCCCCGGATTGACGCCAATGGTCTATCACGGGGCGGCCCGGGAGCTTGACGGTGTCGATCTTCCGGGCCGGGTGCTGATTACCTCATACGGCATCCTTTTCCGGGATATCGCGGAGCTGTCCGGCTATCGGTTTGCCATGGCCGCGTTTGATGAGGCCCAGGCAATAAAAAATCCAGCCACCAAATCCTATGCTGCCGCCCAGGCCATTAATGCCCGCATCAAACTCGGGGTGACCGGCACCCCGATTGAAAACCGTCTGTCCGAACTAAAAGCCCTAATGGACCTTTGTCTGCCCGGTTATCTGGGCGCTGATGAGGCCTTTGACTCACGCTACGGAAATCTTGACGGCCGGGGGCATGCAAAGCGCCGAAAAATCGAATTAAACCGGATGATCGCGCCGTTTACCCTCCGGCGGCTCAAGTCCTCGGTGTTGACCGAATTGCCGGAAAAAATCGAAGATATCCGCTACTGCCGGCTCACCGGCACCCAGGTCCGGCTGTACCGGGAGGCGGTCAATGATCGGGGCGGAGGCGTGCTCAGCAGCCTTGAAAAAGCGGATGCGGATATCCCTTATATCCACATTTTTGCTTTGTTAACCCTTCTTAAACAGATTTGCGATCACCCGGCAATTATCGATTCGGATCGTTTTCAGACCGGGAAACTGCCGCTGGACTCCGGCAAATGGGAGCTTTTTACGGAGCTGCTTTCCAACTGCCTGGAAACCGGTCAAAAGGTAGTGGTGTACAGCCAGTTTGTGGCCATGATCCGGATGATTGAATCCTATTTAAAAGACAGCGGCATTGATGGGGTTAGTCTGACCGGTGCCACGCGGAACCGGAAACAGGTGATTGACCGGTTCAACGAGGATCCGGCCTGCCGCGTATTTGTCGGCAGCTTAAAAGCGGGCGGCACAGGCATTGATTTAACCGCCGGCTCGGTTGTGATCCATTACGACCGCTGGTGGAATGCCGCCAAGGAGGACCAGGCAACGGACCGGGTGCACCGGATCGGCCAGAAACGCGGGGTCCAGGTTTTCAAACTGGTGACCGAAGGCACCCTTGAAGAAAAGATATCGGCCATTATTGCCCGCAAAAAGCATCTCATGGCGGATATTGTAAAAGAAGACGATCCCGGGGTGCTTAAAACCTTTTCGCGCAATGAACTGATGGATCTGCTGACTGTGCCGGATTCGAATTTTTAG
- a CDS encoding zinc-binding dehydrogenase has product MGYKRIIINQFGGRDVLKMVEADKLPEPGPGEVRVKVLVIISERMPLADVRRAHELIEEGAVEGKIVLTVSDTAA; this is encoded by the coding sequence ATGGGCTATAAACGGATTATCATCAATCAGTTCGGCGGCCGGGACGTACTTAAAATGGTTGAGGCGGACAAACTTCCGGAGCCCGGCCCCGGCGAAGTGCGCGTCAAAGTTCTGGTCATCATTTCCGAACGCATGCCATTGGCAGACGTCAGGCGCGCCCACGAGCTGATTGAAGAAGGAGCGGTGGAGGGAAAAATTGTTTTAACGGTCTCAGACACAGCCGCCTGA
- a CDS encoding macro domain-containing protein produces MIEFHKGDILKAKTDALVNTVNCVGVMGRGIALQFKKAYPEMFTYYKKVCDKNELWPGKVLTYEINSLFPPYYIINVPTKRHWRGKSRIEDIEAGLKSLVDEIQRLKIESIAIPPLGAGLGGLNWDTVKNLIIKYLSDLHDIRTVIFEPRGTPEAKEMVKQPKSPNMTQGRAALLCLVRRYLAALMDPSVTLLEIHKLMYFMQESGQPLQLRYEKGIYGPYATNLRHVMSHIEGHFIDGYGDAEDKPDKAIEPRPRAMAAAEDFLKPNQDSHSRLDRVSQLIEGFETPFGMELLSTVHWVVTKEGAVNYDQAAKKTYEWGDRKKMFKEKHIRIAYNILNNKQWLSCPNNAAGIINGL; encoded by the coding sequence ATGATTGAATTCCATAAGGGCGACATTCTGAAAGCAAAGACAGATGCTCTCGTAAACACGGTGAACTGTGTAGGTGTCATGGGAAGGGGCATCGCCTTGCAATTCAAAAAGGCCTATCCGGAAATGTTCACATACTACAAAAAAGTCTGTGATAAGAATGAATTGTGGCCGGGCAAGGTATTGACTTATGAAATAAATAGTCTTTTTCCGCCTTATTATATCATTAACGTGCCGACCAAAAGGCATTGGCGCGGAAAAAGCCGGATCGAGGATATAGAGGCGGGCCTTAAATCTCTAGTGGATGAAATTCAGCGCCTAAAGATTGAATCCATCGCCATACCACCTCTTGGGGCCGGCTTGGGGGGTCTGAATTGGGATACGGTAAAAAACCTTATCATAAAATATTTATCTGACCTCCATGACATCCGAACAGTTATCTTCGAGCCGCGGGGGACACCTGAAGCAAAAGAAATGGTCAAACAACCTAAATCCCCGAATATGACCCAAGGCCGGGCCGCTCTGCTTTGTCTTGTACGTCGATACTTAGCTGCCCTGATGGATCCTTCAGTGACACTGCTTGAAATTCACAAGTTAATGTATTTTATGCAGGAATCCGGTCAACCCTTGCAATTGCGCTATGAAAAAGGCATCTACGGACCCTACGCAACAAACCTGCGCCATGTGATGTCTCATATTGAAGGACATTTCATCGATGGATACGGGGATGCAGAAGATAAGCCCGACAAAGCAATTGAACCCCGCCCCCGAGCGATGGCGGCGGCTGAAGATTTTCTTAAACCCAACCAAGACAGCCACAGCCGATTGGACCGGGTCTCTCAATTAATTGAAGGCTTCGAAACCCCATTTGGCATGGAATTGTTATCTACCGTCCATTGGGTGGTAACAAAGGAAGGGGCTGTTAATTATGATCAAGCTGCCAAAAAAACCTACGAATGGGGAGATCGCAAAAAAATGTTCAAAGAAAAACATATCCGCATTGCCTATAATATTTTAAACAATAAGCAATGGCTTTCATGCCCAAACAATGCAGCCGGAATAATCAATGGGCTATAA
- a CDS encoding DUF4433 domain-containing protein produces the protein MPNAPEKPKIYHITHVNNLPGIIEADKLWSDAMRLQQGLGCELVGLSNIKHRRLYDIEVSCHPGTKVGDYVPFYFCPRSIMLYIIHMGNYPELSYSGGQGPIVHLVADLHDVVEWAESVNKKWAFTDCNAGAYYAEFLNDLDKLHELNWESINATDFRSYRIKEGKQAEFLMHEWFPWHLIEKIGVLYQKVADDVQEIIADSFHQPAVRVEPDWYY, from the coding sequence TTGCCGAATGCGCCTGAAAAACCGAAGATCTATCACATTACCCATGTCAATAATCTTCCGGGCATTATTGAGGCAGATAAGCTCTGGTCAGACGCGATGCGGCTTCAACAAGGCCTGGGGTGTGAACTTGTGGGCCTGTCAAATATTAAGCACCGACGGCTATATGATATTGAAGTTTCCTGCCATCCGGGCACAAAGGTTGGCGATTACGTCCCCTTCTATTTTTGCCCGCGATCAATCATGCTCTATATTATTCATATGGGGAATTATCCTGAACTCAGTTATAGTGGCGGGCAGGGACCCATTGTACACTTGGTGGCGGATTTGCATGATGTCGTGGAATGGGCCGAATCCGTGAACAAAAAATGGGCTTTTACCGATTGTAATGCCGGTGCATACTATGCGGAATTTCTAAACGATTTGGATAAGCTGCATGAATTGAATTGGGAGTCCATCAATGCCACAGATTTTAGGAGCTACCGAATCAAAGAGGGAAAGCAGGCGGAATTTTTGATGCATGAATGGTTTCCTTGGCACTTAATTGAAAAAATCGGTGTGCTTTATCAAAAGGTTGCAGATGATGTTCAAGAAATAATCGCCGATTCATTTCACCAACCTGCAGTAAGGGTTGAGCCGGATTGGTATTATTGA
- the radC gene encoding DNA repair protein RadC, producing the protein MAKRIADLPVNDRPREKIHTKGAGALSDEELVAVLLGFGTQGHDVMTIARRIVKLVDDHQGRPALADFQRLEGVGPAKAALIAAALEFARRRIRPEGIKINSPIDVLPLIRHYSDRKQEHFLCISLNGANEVIATRVVSIGLVNKTHVHPREVFADPITDRASAVIIAHNHPAGDLTPSREDMLLTSQLREAGETLGINVLDHIIFGRKGHYSFLENSELQN; encoded by the coding sequence ATGGCCAAACGCATCGCTGACTTGCCGGTAAATGACCGGCCTCGGGAAAAAATCCACACAAAAGGCGCCGGGGCCTTATCTGACGAAGAACTGGTGGCCGTATTGCTGGGCTTTGGTACACAGGGGCATGATGTCATGACCATCGCCAGGCGGATTGTCAAACTCGTGGATGACCATCAGGGCAGACCGGCTTTGGCCGATTTTCAGCGGTTAGAAGGGGTGGGGCCGGCCAAGGCGGCGCTTATTGCGGCTGCCCTGGAATTTGCCCGCCGGCGTATCCGGCCGGAAGGTATAAAGATCAACTCGCCGATCGACGTGCTGCCCCTGATCCGCCATTACAGTGACCGCAAGCAGGAGCACTTTCTCTGTATCTCCCTGAACGGCGCCAATGAAGTGATTGCCACCCGGGTCGTTTCGATCGGTCTGGTCAACAAGACGCATGTCCATCCCCGGGAAGTTTTTGCCGATCCCATAACGGATCGGGCCTCGGCCGTGATTATTGCGCATAATCATCCCGCCGGCGATCTCACCCCCAGCCGGGAGGATATGCTGCTTACTTCTCAACTAAGAGAGGCCGGCGAAACCCTCGGCATTAATGTGCTGGACCATATTATTTTCGGCCGAAAAGGGCATTACAGTTTTTTGGAAAACAGCGAGCTGCAAAATTGA
- a CDS encoding type I restriction endonuclease subunit R has protein sequence MPNFISEDQIEQAILKKLHQDYGYERLNCHTTDPKEMNDGSNRTDKRDVILKDRLRQAAIRLNPEVPESAIDQALAGLADRRQAVSPIAANREVDTLIRDGIPVVFEDNEGRQVHEYVRVIDFDNPSENRFLAVSQLWIKGELYFRRPDILLYVNGLPLVFIELKNSNVKLKSAFDDNLTNYKSDIPQLFLTNAFCILSNAIETRVGSFTASWEHFFKWLRVDDEREKVDTEKIRQLGTSMEYVVAGLCRPGRLLDYIENFIIYYLENQKIIAMNHQFMGVNNAYRAFLDREQRKGKLGVFWHTQGAGKSFSMIFYVRKIFRKRPGNYTFLVITDREDLDGQIYRNFLNTGTVSKHEAAQPGNSEEMRRYLSQNKRIVFTLIQKFRYDKGKPYPLLSDREDIVVIVDEAHRTQYETLAENMRQGLPHAQYLAFTGTPLLGRQRKTNAWFGDYISEYNFQQSMDEGATVPLYYEKRVPEVLLQNEDLSEEFYEILEHENLEPAQQAKLERRFAKEIEVIKRDDRLETIARDIVYHFPRRGYLGKGMVVSVDKFTAVKMYDKVQRLWRNEIKTLRGRIKKSGNDVETHRLKKILDYMHGVEMAVVVSAENGEEEKFKAQGLTIKFHRTRMEQVDAQGHDIEYNFKDPTHPLQLVFVCAMWLTGFDAPTVSTLYLDKPMKDHTLMQAIARANRVTDFQINRVEKKNGEIIDYYNVFRNMKKALKEYAQGEDGLETPPVTDKKELFRLLDEAIEQALAFCRERDIDMARILEIQDVFKNIGLFNQYADILLGNDEWRKTFNVYENTISSLYDACKPEILGYDTGRMVAVFQYLRGVMDSIIDQEDIEAVGLRIGELLDESVVVDNPEAFVAAQNKPSYQIVQTGKTWDLSQIDFEKLKADFQHAAYKNIEIADLRKFIATKIEQMLKQNMTRTDFAQKLQEIIDTYNAGGSSTENYYNDLVDLTREIKDEDERHIREGLTEDELELYDFLKKDKMTKEEKKKVKLAAKSLLHRLLEEHPRVLVQDWHKDSHTKSVVRSAVEEVLDKKLPASYDRGLFKKKCDIVFDMMVQYASTGRKWAA, from the coding sequence ATGCCTAACTTCATCTCCGAAGATCAGATTGAACAGGCCATTCTGAAGAAGCTTCATCAGGACTATGGCTACGAACGGCTCAATTGCCATACCACTGATCCGAAGGAGATGAATGACGGATCGAACCGCACCGACAAGCGGGATGTGATCCTGAAGGACCGGTTGAGGCAAGCCGCCATCCGTCTGAATCCGGAGGTCCCGGAATCAGCCATTGATCAAGCATTGGCGGGCCTCGCCGACAGGCGCCAGGCCGTGTCCCCCATTGCCGCCAACCGCGAAGTGGATACCCTGATCCGAGACGGTATACCGGTGGTTTTTGAAGACAACGAGGGCCGGCAGGTCCATGAATATGTCCGGGTCATTGACTTTGACAATCCGTCGGAAAACCGGTTTCTCGCCGTCTCCCAGTTGTGGATCAAAGGCGAATTGTATTTCCGGCGGCCGGATATTCTGCTGTATGTCAACGGCCTTCCGCTGGTTTTCATCGAGCTGAAAAACTCAAACGTGAAGCTCAAATCCGCTTTTGACGACAACCTCACCAACTACAAGTCCGATATTCCCCAGCTTTTTCTGACCAATGCATTCTGCATACTCTCCAACGCCATTGAAACCCGCGTAGGCAGCTTCACCGCCAGCTGGGAACACTTTTTCAAGTGGCTGCGGGTGGATGATGAAAGGGAGAAGGTGGATACGGAAAAAATCCGGCAGCTCGGCACCAGTATGGAGTACGTGGTGGCCGGGCTCTGCAGACCGGGCCGGCTCCTTGATTACATTGAAAATTTCATCATTTACTATCTTGAAAACCAGAAAATCATCGCCATGAACCACCAGTTCATGGGGGTTAACAATGCCTATCGGGCCTTTCTGGATCGCGAGCAGCGGAAAGGCAAGCTCGGTGTTTTCTGGCATACCCAGGGGGCGGGCAAAAGCTTTTCCATGATTTTCTACGTGCGTAAGATCTTCCGTAAACGCCCCGGCAACTATACCTTTTTGGTGATTACCGACCGGGAGGATCTGGACGGCCAAATCTACCGCAATTTTCTAAATACCGGCACCGTCAGCAAACACGAAGCGGCTCAGCCCGGAAACAGTGAGGAAATGCGCCGTTACCTGAGCCAAAACAAGCGCATTGTCTTCACCCTGATTCAAAAATTCCGCTACGACAAAGGCAAGCCGTATCCGCTGCTCTCGGACCGGGAGGATATCGTCGTGATCGTGGATGAAGCCCACCGGACCCAGTATGAGACCCTGGCGGAAAATATGCGGCAAGGGCTGCCCCATGCACAATATCTCGCCTTTACCGGAACACCGCTGCTGGGCCGTCAGCGCAAGACCAATGCCTGGTTCGGCGACTACATCAGTGAATACAACTTCCAGCAGTCCATGGATGAAGGAGCCACGGTGCCCCTTTACTATGAAAAGCGGGTGCCCGAAGTCCTGCTCCAGAACGAAGATTTGAGCGAAGAGTTCTACGAAATCCTGGAGCATGAAAACCTGGAGCCCGCCCAGCAGGCCAAGCTGGAAAGAAGATTCGCCAAAGAAATTGAAGTGATCAAGCGTGACGACCGGCTGGAAACCATTGCCCGGGACATTGTCTATCACTTTCCCCGGAGGGGCTACCTGGGCAAGGGCATGGTCGTTTCCGTGGACAAGTTCACGGCGGTCAAAATGTATGACAAGGTGCAGCGCCTCTGGCGAAATGAGATCAAGACACTGCGCGGCCGGATTAAAAAATCCGGCAATGATGTGGAAACGCACCGGTTAAAAAAGATACTCGATTACATGCACGGGGTTGAGATGGCGGTGGTGGTGAGCGCAGAAAACGGTGAGGAAGAGAAATTCAAAGCCCAGGGCCTGACCATCAAGTTCCACCGGACCCGGATGGAACAGGTGGACGCCCAGGGCCACGACATTGAATACAACTTCAAGGACCCGACCCATCCCCTGCAGCTGGTGTTTGTCTGTGCCATGTGGCTGACCGGCTTTGATGCGCCCACCGTTTCCACCCTTTATCTGGACAAGCCCATGAAGGATCATACCCTGATGCAGGCCATTGCCCGCGCCAACCGGGTAACGGACTTTCAAATCAATAGGGTGGAAAAGAAAAACGGGGAAATTATCGACTATTACAACGTCTTTCGCAACATGAAAAAGGCGCTGAAAGAATATGCCCAGGGTGAGGACGGACTGGAGACGCCCCCGGTAACAGACAAAAAGGAACTGTTCCGGCTGCTGGATGAGGCCATTGAGCAGGCCTTGGCCTTCTGCCGGGAGCGGGACATCGATATGGCCCGGATATTGGAAATTCAGGATGTTTTTAAAAACATCGGGCTTTTCAACCAATATGCCGACATCCTGCTGGGTAATGATGAATGGCGCAAGACCTTCAATGTTTATGAGAATACCATTTCTTCCCTCTATGATGCCTGTAAGCCCGAGATTCTGGGTTATGATACCGGCCGCATGGTTGCGGTGTTTCAGTATTTGCGGGGCGTCATGGACAGCATCATCGACCAGGAGGATATCGAGGCCGTAGGACTGCGGATTGGGGAACTCCTGGACGAAAGCGTGGTGGTGGACAATCCGGAAGCATTTGTCGCCGCTCAGAACAAGCCGTCCTATCAAATTGTTCAGACCGGGAAAACATGGGACCTCAGTCAAATCGATTTTGAAAAGTTGAAAGCCGATTTTCAGCACGCTGCCTATAAAAATATTGAAATCGCGGATTTGCGTAAGTTTATTGCGACCAAAATCGAGCAGATGCTCAAGCAGAATATGACCCGGACGGATTTTGCCCAGAAACTGCAGGAGATCATTGATACCTATAATGCCGGCGGCTCGTCCACTGAGAATTATTACAATGACCTGGTCGACCTGACCCGGGAGATAAAGGATGAAGACGAGCGACATATTCGGGAAGGTTTAACCGAGGACGAACTGGAACTCTATGATTTTTTGAAAAAAGACAAAATGACCAAGGAAGAAAAGAAAAAGGTGAAACTGGCCGCCAAATCTTTGTTGCACCGGCTTCTTGAGGAACATCCCAGGGTGCTTGTCCAGGACTGGCATAAGGATTCCCACACCAAATCCGTTGTGCGTTCTGCGGTTGAAGAAGTGTTGGACAAAAAACTGCCGGCCAGCTATGACCGGGGGCTGTTCAAGAAAAAATGCGACATTGTGTTCGATATGATGGTTCAGTATGCCAGCACCGGTCGGAAATGGGCGGCATAG
- a CDS encoding restriction endonuclease subunit S produces the protein MKNWANKKLQDLCTSVISGGTPLRTVADYYKNGKIPWLKTSEVKKTLIYETEEKITEKGLQESSAKLIPENSIIVAMYGDGNTAGHVAINKIPLSTNQACCNFIIDSNEAYYKFIYYYLKGNYNNLINLKLGGSQQNLNATNLKKFPIKIPKPETQKKIAAVLSAYDDLIENNKRRIAILENMAEEIYREWFVRFRFPGHEKVKFEKGVPANWNVIELKNIAYEASKSTKPGEHLSNRFYLPLDLLNTKRILPAGHLDYTEAKSSLATFEEGDILFGAMRPYLHKVAIAPFKGITRTTCFVIRPYDEEDYAYVFLTLFQAFSVDYATMICNGSDRPYVVWNKAMERMQVLYPEKAVLKSFEKIVRPILNAIKKKYFILKHLEKTRALLLPRLISGKHSVEDLDIQFPPSMLDEPPEIREAAYA, from the coding sequence ATGAAAAACTGGGCAAATAAGAAACTACAGGATTTATGTACCTCTGTGATTTCGGGCGGGACACCTCTGAGAACAGTGGCTGATTACTATAAAAATGGAAAAATACCTTGGCTCAAGACCAGCGAAGTCAAAAAAACCTTAATTTATGAAACAGAGGAAAAAATAACCGAGAAAGGCCTCCAAGAATCCTCTGCTAAGCTTATTCCTGAAAATAGTATAATTGTGGCAATGTATGGAGATGGTAATACAGCCGGACATGTGGCCATCAATAAAATACCACTATCAACGAATCAAGCCTGTTGTAATTTCATAATCGACAGCAATGAGGCCTATTATAAATTTATCTATTATTACTTAAAGGGGAATTATAACAACCTGATAAACCTTAAACTTGGTGGCTCACAACAAAATTTGAATGCCACAAACCTGAAAAAATTCCCAATAAAAATTCCTAAGCCAGAAACCCAAAAAAAAATCGCCGCTGTGCTTTCCGCCTACGACGACTTAATCGAAAACAACAAGCGCCGCATCGCGATACTGGAAAACATGGCTGAGGAAATCTACCGGGAGTGGTTTGTGCGCTTCCGGTTTCCTGGTCATGAAAAAGTTAAATTTGAGAAAGGGGTGCCTGCAAATTGGAATGTCATTGAATTGAAAAATATTGCCTATGAAGCCTCTAAAAGCACAAAACCGGGTGAGCATTTGTCGAACAGGTTCTATTTGCCGCTTGATTTATTGAATACCAAAAGAATACTTCCTGCCGGGCACTTAGACTACACGGAAGCTAAAAGTAGTTTGGCGACTTTTGAGGAAGGCGATATTCTGTTTGGGGCTATGCGACCTTACCTTCATAAAGTCGCCATTGCGCCATTCAAAGGCATTACAAGAACGACTTGTTTTGTGATCCGACCGTATGATGAGGAAGATTATGCATATGTCTTTCTGACCCTATTTCAAGCTTTCAGTGTAGATTACGCAACCATGATATGTAATGGATCAGATCGGCCGTATGTTGTGTGGAATAAAGCAATGGAAAGAATGCAGGTTCTCTATCCTGAAAAAGCAGTCCTCAAATCCTTTGAAAAAATTGTTCGGCCCATACTTAACGCAATCAAGAAAAAATATTTTATTCTTAAACATTTAGAAAAAACAAGAGCGCTGCTTTTGCCCCGCCTCATCTCCGGCAAACACTCCGTCGAAGACCTTGACATACAGTTTCCGCCAAGCATGCTGGATGAACCCCCCGAGATCCGGGAAGCCGCCTATGCCTAA